In Pelodiscus sinensis isolate JC-2024 chromosome 2, ASM4963464v1, whole genome shotgun sequence, the following proteins share a genomic window:
- the LOC102460129 gene encoding lymphocyte antigen 6E → MKAALAVLLAAVLCAQPAASLWCFTCEKQASNWTCLKFTKCAAADRHCLTIVRNTGLGIWTVNRQITKKCSPICPQMNINLGIASFTTACCQHSLCNVGGKPALKPAAQ, encoded by the exons ATGAAGGCCGCCCTTGCTGTCTTGCTGGCCGCCGTCCTGTGCGCACAGCCAG CTGCCTCGCTGTGGTGCTTCACGTGCGAGAAACAGGCCAGCAACTGGACATGCCTGAAGTTCACCAAGTGCGCGGCTGCGGACCGGCACTGCCTGACGATCGTTCGTAACACAGGGCTAG GCATATGGACCGTCAACAGGCAGATCACCAAGAAATGCTCCCCGATCTGCCCGCAGATGAATATCAACCTGGGCATCGCCTCTTTCACCACCGCTTGCTGCCAGCATTCGCTTTGCAACGTGGGGGGGAAGCCGGCGCTCAAGCCAGCTGCTCAGTGA